In Aestuariibaculum lutulentum, one DNA window encodes the following:
- the glgB gene encoding 1,4-alpha-glucan branching protein GlgB, translated as MAQTKVYSLFTDFDINLFKAGKHYRLYEKFGSHLVTVDGIEGTYFAVWAPSAKRVSVIGDFNFWTEGEHELNVRWDSSGIWEGFIPFVGKGNLYKYKIESHNQGIKTEKADPYARRCEHPPKTASIVWDDNYKWKDADWMKTRKKHNALNAPYSVYEVHLGSWKRNVEEDRSLSYFELADELVNYVKEMNFTHVELMPVMEFPYDPSWGYQITGYFAPTSRYGYPEEFKYLVDKLHQNDIGIILDWVPSHFPEDAHGLGFFDGSNLYEHPDKRKGYHQDWKSLIFNYGRNEVKSFLISNAIFWLEQYHADGLRVDAVASMLFLDYSREDGEWEPNIFGGRENLEAIEFMKELNKEIYASFPDVQTIAEESTAFPGVSKPVFLGGLGFGMKWMMGWMHDTLEYFSKDPVYRKYHQNDITFSLAYAFSENFMLPLSHDEVVYGKNSILGRMPGDEWQRFANLRVLFGYMFTHPGTKLLFMGGEIGQYNEWDFQGSLNWNLLEFDPHRNFQNYYKALNTLYKNTPALFEKGFSHDGFQWINYGDHENSVISYIRKGENPEENVVVVCNLTPTIHKKYRIGLPVPGKIKEIFNSDDEAFGGSGVLNSRAITIKDKPWNGKDYSAEITLAPLAISVFKFN; from the coding sequence ATGGCTCAAACAAAAGTTTATAGTCTTTTCACAGACTTCGATATCAATTTATTTAAAGCTGGTAAACACTATAGGCTTTACGAAAAATTTGGCTCACATTTAGTAACAGTTGATGGCATTGAAGGCACCTACTTTGCGGTATGGGCACCAAGCGCCAAACGCGTATCTGTTATTGGTGACTTTAACTTCTGGACCGAAGGCGAACATGAATTAAATGTTCGTTGGGATAGTAGCGGTATTTGGGAAGGTTTTATTCCGTTTGTTGGCAAAGGAAATCTTTATAAATACAAAATTGAAAGTCACAATCAGGGTATTAAAACTGAAAAGGCCGATCCGTATGCCAGACGTTGCGAACATCCACCAAAAACAGCGTCGATAGTTTGGGACGATAACTACAAATGGAAAGATGCCGACTGGATGAAAACCCGTAAAAAGCACAATGCTTTAAACGCGCCATACTCGGTTTATGAAGTTCATTTAGGATCCTGGAAACGCAATGTTGAAGAAGACCGTTCGCTTTCATATTTCGAATTGGCAGACGAACTGGTAAATTATGTTAAGGAGATGAACTTTACTCACGTAGAGCTCATGCCGGTTATGGAGTTCCCTTACGACCCATCATGGGGTTATCAGATTACAGGGTACTTCGCTCCTACCTCACGTTATGGTTATCCGGAAGAATTTAAATATTTAGTTGATAAATTACATCAAAACGATATAGGAATCATTTTAGACTGGGTGCCTTCACATTTTCCTGAAGACGCCCATGGTCTAGGGTTTTTCGATGGTTCAAACCTATACGAACATCCTGATAAGCGCAAAGGTTATCATCAGGACTGGAAGAGTTTAATCTTTAATTACGGTCGTAATGAAGTGAAATCTTTCCTGATTAGTAATGCTATTTTCTGGCTGGAACAATACCACGCCGATGGTCTGCGTGTTGATGCTGTAGCCTCGATGTTATTCTTAGATTATTCTCGTGAAGACGGCGAATGGGAACCAAATATTTTCGGAGGCAGGGAAAATCTGGAAGCCATCGAGTTCATGAAAGAACTGAATAAAGAAATTTACGCTTCATTCCCTGACGTACAAACCATCGCCGAAGAGTCAACAGCTTTTCCAGGCGTTTCTAAACCTGTTTTCCTTGGCGGATTAGGTTTTGGTATGAAATGGATGATGGGCTGGATGCACGATACTCTTGAATATTTCTCAAAAGATCCGGTGTATCGCAAATACCATCAAAACGACATCACCTTTAGTTTGGCTTATGCCTTTTCTGAAAATTTTATGTTGCCGCTGTCTCATGACGAAGTGGTTTATGGTAAAAATTCCATTTTAGGCCGTATGCCTGGTGATGAATGGCAACGCTTTGCTAACCTTAGAGTTTTATTTGGATATATGTTTACGCATCCGGGTACAAAACTGTTATTTATGGGTGGTGAAATTGGTCAGTATAACGAATGGGATTTCCAGGGCAGTTTAAACTGGAACCTTCTGGAATTCGATCCGCATAGAAACTTCCAAAATTATTATAAAGCCTTAAATACACTATACAAAAACACGCCGGCATTATTTGAAAAAGGTTTTTCTCATGATGGTTTCCAATGGATAAATTACGGAGACCATGAAAACTCGGTGATTTCATATATCAGAAAAGGTGAAAACCCGGAAGAAAATGTTGTAGTGGTTTGTAATTTAACACCAACAATTCATAAAAAATATCGCATTGGTTTACCGGTACCCGGAAAAATTAAAGAGATATTTAATAGTGATGATGAGGCCTTTGGTGGTAGCGGTGTTTTAAATTCTAGAGCAATTACCATTAAAGATAAACCTTGGAACGGAAAAGATTATTCAGCCGAAATTACCTTGGCACCGCTAGCCATTTCTGTTTTCAAGTTTAACTAA
- a CDS encoding glucose-1-phosphate adenylyltransferase, with product MINNKVLAIILGGGQGSRLHPLTQQRSKPAVPIAGKYRLVDIPISNCINADIKRMFVLTQFNSASLNRHIKNTYHFSFFSSAFVDVLAAEQTPDNKGWFQGTADAVRQSMHHVLRHDFEYALILSGDQLYQMDYDKMIDAHEKCGAEISIATIPVNAKDATSFGILKSDEESIITAFIEKPDASLLPDWTSEVSDEMKAEGRNYLASMGIYIFNRDLLIKLMNDESTIDFGKEIIPQSIAEHKTLSYQYEGYWTDIGTIESFFEANISLTANIPKFDLYDENRRIYTHARMLPTTKLAGTTLDKAVIAEGCIIAAAKIEESVIGIRARIGKESTVIKTYMMGNDYYETLQEIEEKDIKILLGIGERCFIKNAILDKNCRIGDDVRINGGDHLEDTENDMYAVRDGIVVVKSGATIPNGFVI from the coding sequence ATGATTAACAACAAGGTTTTAGCCATCATACTTGGTGGTGGACAAGGATCTAGATTACACCCATTAACGCAACAGCGCTCAAAACCGGCAGTACCTATCGCCGGAAAATACAGGTTGGTCGATATTCCTATTTCTAACTGTATTAATGCAGACATTAAGCGTATGTTTGTCTTAACACAATTCAATTCTGCTTCATTAAATCGCCACATTAAAAACACATACCACTTTAGTTTTTTCAGTAGCGCGTTTGTCGATGTATTGGCTGCAGAACAAACTCCAGACAACAAAGGTTGGTTTCAAGGAACAGCAGATGCCGTTCGCCAAAGTATGCACCACGTATTAAGGCACGATTTCGAATACGCGTTAATTTTATCTGGTGACCAGCTTTACCAGATGGATTACGACAAAATGATTGATGCTCACGAAAAATGTGGAGCAGAAATCTCTATTGCTACCATTCCAGTGAACGCAAAAGATGCTACTAGTTTTGGTATTTTAAAATCGGATGAAGAAAGTATAATAACGGCATTCATAGAAAAACCAGATGCCAGTTTGTTACCGGATTGGACATCGGAGGTTAGTGATGAAATGAAAGCTGAAGGCAGAAATTACCTGGCTTCTATGGGTATTTATATCTTCAATCGCGATTTATTAATCAAATTAATGAATGATGAATCGACTATCGATTTTGGTAAAGAAATCATTCCACAGTCTATTGCAGAACATAAAACCTTAAGTTATCAGTATGAAGGCTACTGGACCGATATTGGAACTATTGAATCTTTCTTTGAAGCTAATATTAGTTTAACGGCTAACATTCCTAAATTCGATTTATACGACGAAAACAGACGTATTTATACGCATGCCAGAATGTTGCCAACAACAAAACTTGCCGGAACCACATTAGACAAAGCCGTTATTGCTGAAGGATGTATTATTGCAGCTGCAAAAATTGAAGAATCGGTTATTGGTATTCGCGCACGCATAGGTAAGGAATCTACGGTAATTAAAACTTATATGATGGGTAACGATTATTATGAAACCCTTCAGGAAATAGAAGAAAAAGACATTAAAATATTATTAGGTATTGGCGAACGATGCTTTATTAAGAATGCTATTTTAGACAAAAACTGTCGTATTGGAGACGATGTAAGAATTAATGGCGGTGACCATCTTGAAGACACCGAAAACGATATGTACGCAGTAAGAGACGGCATTGTAGTCGTAAAAAGTGGCGCAACTATACCTAACGGATTTGTAATATAA
- a CDS encoding glycogen synthase — protein sequence MTILHISAECYPVAKVGGLADVVGALPKYQNSANNTSQVIMPFYDNKFTQENTFSSVYDAQLNLGDSVFDFQILVLKDKPLDFDVFFVNIPDLLFKDYVYSFDDTERFLAFQIGVLDWLLTWHDYPDIIHCHDHHTGLVPFMLQESYKYEAFRKIPNLITIHNAQYQGWFSHDKVGLIPPFNFDHVGLLDWGNQINPLAAGIKCAWGVTTVSPSYMEELKQAANGLESLLSAESPKCTGILNGIDTNVWNPETDTYIVKNYSIKTVDEGAAVNKKHLCDTFNLDFKKPLFAFIGRLVDEKGSDLFPEVFKIALEKDNLSILLLGSGSKTTESQLQDLKPDFAGTYNAFIGYDEKLSHIIYAGADFLLMPSRVEPCGLNQMYALRYGTIPIVRSIGGLKDTVTDINEKDGFGICHPNTTVSEITEAIDRAITLFKDQPNYKGIRSKIMAIDHSWDASAEEYINLYNTLKTSQQ from the coding sequence ATGACTATTTTACATATAAGTGCAGAATGTTATCCCGTTGCTAAGGTAGGCGGATTGGCTGATGTTGTCGGTGCTTTACCAAAATATCAAAACAGTGCAAACAACACATCACAGGTTATCATGCCGTTTTATGATAACAAGTTTACTCAAGAAAATACGTTTTCTTCAGTTTATGATGCACAGCTAAATCTAGGCGATTCGGTTTTCGATTTCCAGATTTTAGTTCTAAAAGATAAGCCATTAGATTTTGATGTCTTTTTCGTTAATATTCCCGATTTGTTATTTAAAGATTATGTGTATTCTTTTGATGATACCGAGCGTTTTTTAGCATTTCAAATAGGAGTATTAGACTGGTTGCTAACCTGGCATGATTACCCGGATATTATACACTGTCACGACCACCATACTGGTTTGGTGCCATTCATGCTTCAGGAAAGTTATAAATACGAAGCTTTTAGAAAAATTCCGAATCTTATTACTATTCATAATGCGCAATATCAAGGCTGGTTTTCGCATGATAAGGTAGGCTTGATTCCTCCTTTCAACTTTGATCATGTGGGATTACTGGATTGGGGAAATCAAATCAATCCTCTGGCAGCAGGTATAAAATGTGCCTGGGGGGTTACTACGGTATCGCCTAGTTACATGGAAGAATTAAAACAGGCGGCCAATGGCTTAGAAAGCTTATTAAGTGCCGAAAGCCCAAAATGCACAGGAATTTTAAATGGCATAGACACCAATGTCTGGAATCCGGAAACCGATACTTACATTGTAAAAAATTATTCGATTAAAACAGTTGATGAAGGTGCTGCTGTCAATAAAAAACACCTGTGCGACACCTTTAATTTAGACTTTAAAAAACCTTTGTTTGCTTTTATTGGCAGACTGGTAGACGAAAAAGGATCAGATCTGTTTCCTGAAGTCTTTAAAATAGCACTCGAAAAAGACAACCTTTCTATTTTATTACTGGGATCGGGAAGTAAAACTACCGAATCTCAATTACAAGATTTAAAACCAGACTTTGCTGGCACCTATAACGCATTTATAGGTTACGATGAAAAGTTATCACATATCATTTATGCCGGGGCCGATTTTTTACTAATGCCCTCTCGTGTTGAGCCTTGTGGCTTAAATCAAATGTATGCACTGCGATATGGAACCATTCCTATTGTAAGAAGCATTGGCGGTTTAAAAGATACCGTAACTGATATTAATGAAAAAGACGGCTTTGGTATTTGCCATCCAAATACAACCGTTTCAGAAATAACCGAAGCTATAGATAGAGCTATTACCCTATTTAAAGACCAACCAAACTATAAAGGCATTAGAAGCAAGATTATGGCCATCGACCATTCTTGGGACGCTTCTGCTGAAGAATACATTAATTTATATAACACATTAAAAACTAGCCAGCAATGA